In Glycine max cultivar Williams 82 chromosome 10, Glycine_max_v4.0, whole genome shotgun sequence, the DNA window TTCTTATGTTCTTTCCAGGCCTCGGTGTATTGCTAGCAGGATTTTGAATCTCCTCCATGTTAAACACTACTAAACTTGTGTATTCTAAAATCAGAAAGTAAGATGAAAGATATACAACACATGGATGTAACCTACATGTACATGGTCCTAATATGCATGCATGATTTTCACTTGAATGAAATGATgagttctatttatttataaataagcaTACGCATAAATCATAAGGTGCAACATGATGCAtgtgataataaattttttttaggtatgtttgaaataaagaaaatatatgccTAGCTAATTATGAATGCATGAGGTGCATAGGAATGAAAGGATAAAGAAAAGTACATCCCTTTCTGACCTATCAAGGTAAAAACCTAGGGTAAGGTATTCATTAAGGTCATGGCTTTGAATTTTGGTGGTAACTAGTTCAATTGTCAGTGAACAATTTTCAGGTGGAGCTATATTCTTAAAGATTTAAGAGGTCCCTAGATTGCTTTTATTAGATAGACAAAGACCCAACCCATGATTCAATCACAAGAAGGAATAATATCCTTTCAATATGATTGTCTCATGATATTGGTAACAATCTAAGCGGTAACCCAACAACTGTCAAGTGGACATAGGCTTGGGTATAAAGCCCCAAAAGTGTGTGAAGTAAGTGATTGTGAAATGTGTAAGGGAACATACAAACATTTGATCCTAACAACTATCCAAATCTgtacaaaaaagaaacaaacaaatgtATACAAAGTAATAATCTTGTATCCTAAAGTTGAGacaaagctaaaaaaaatagaatatctaAAAATAGAGCACAatacacaagaaaaagaaaataggggtaaaacaatatatttttaaaaatataattttgtgcaATCAATCATATAAGGCTTGACTCTCTTAatgtccctagtggagtcgtcATATGTTGCAACTGTGGTAACGACATAGatgatgtaaaataaaaataaaaatggatttGCCACCAACATTTtatttggaaagaaaaacattGGAAAATCCTTTTCAAAATGATCTTTGAAATCAAAGATAAGTTCGGGAGTCGATTACGTGTAgggaagatattagcaccctacaaaagaaaatgatacatttaattatttacacaagattatataattttatactcaTTTGTTTCACCCCAAAAGGAGAACATGTTTACTTGTCAAATGAACATAACTCTATGCCAAAAGTTTTAGATAGCAAACGATTATTCTAAAAACATTCATGATTTAAGCAAAATTAAAAGGTAGAAATGTCACTCAATTAATGTCGTACACAATTGCATAAgttcaattatttttctcacacaaataaaaattttaagattatcttattaaaagaccgaaatcaaattttagtatctaaatcaatttttatgCACAAGGGTTTATGATAGTAAATGACTATTCTATAAATGCTAATGATAAGTAATATCAAAGGTAGGACTGCTACTCAATTGATAATTGCAAATCATTGcacaaattgaaataaatattttatttgaaaccaaaagagaaagaaagaaaaacaaaaactttattGTACAAATAACCAAAATAGAAGACAAAACCAGTTAGACAAGAATCCATTTTGTGCCTATACTCTTGTCTTTTAAACACAAGGAAATCAAAAGCGaatgaaacaaattatattataagcCCTCTTTACTATTTTAGAAACAAACTAAAAATTGCACATGCATAGACCAAGTGTTGTgtataagaaacaaaattaatgCATTAAAAATGGAATAATGCTTATAACATTGCATGTCTATTGTTTACATGAgaataaaggaaaaagagaaaaagaaaaaaaaaaagcatacatAAAACCACTATCACGCACATCGAGGAAAACACACCTCTTAGATATGATGATCAACGTCTGAACGTGAGAGATGCAATAACGATGTGAAGATGATACATTTACGGTAGtctattgcaaaaaaaaagttattattttttctctctaatttttcttttcccatTATTTCTCCTCgtctctatttttttcatctacttTCTGAGTGCTAATGGGTAcagtagaagaaaaaaattaacttgatcTCCACTAACCAATTGATCCCACTATCCCATGATCTCTTTGTTTTTAGGCTTGTATCTTCATAACCTATGTTTAGTAatcgttttattttttctcagtTGAACAACCTCTAATTCAGTGTAACTGAAATATGCTCGGGTGATAACGACCACATcttctatctttttatttttttcaacaatattaaaatactttttatttaaaagacatAAATAAACCCGATAAAATTGGgtatttacaatatatatatatatatatatatatatatatatgagaaatgTTGATACTACTTGGTGGCGAGCGAGTGTTGAAGGTTAAAACGTTACGTTTAAACCTCTCTGCATTGCATTCGCATATGATCCGTTAACGTTAGCAACAACGATGGATGATTCgaagcagcagcagcaacgAAAAAAAAACTACCGAAAGAGAAGCGCTCCAACAGACGAAGATGAACTTCCTCAATCTCAAAGTAACAATGAATCCGACGACGAACGAGAAAGAAGGTTTCTCTCATTTCAATTCCACAATTTCTAATAGGGAAAATTTTATGTTAGGGTTTCGATTTCACTGCTCCAATTACATTGAACAGAATGGCATTGGAGGAAATTAAGCTCCTCCAGAAGCAGCGGGAAAGGAAATCGGGAATTCCAGCAAACCCTAGTTTGCAGGTGCAGAGTGGAACCGGCGGCGGTTTAGCTGCTAAAGCCGCCGAAAAGAACGATGGCGATGGCGGCGACAAGGACGAGCTCGTTCTTCAAGACACCTTCGCTCAAGAGACCGCTGTTATGGATGAAGACCCCAATATGTGTGTaaaatatactattattattattgtgtttgtGGCTGTGGTTTTTGAATTTGGATGTGGTTGTTGCAACTTGTTTGTTGAACAGGGTGAATTATATCGAGCACGAGTTAGCGAAGAAGAGGGGAAGGAAAATTGATGCAGCGGATCAAGCTGAGAATGAGCTGAAACGTGCTGAAGATGAACTATATAAGATCCCTGAGCATCTTAAAGTGAGTGTCTCCtctttattgttcttttttcactttctaGTTTGTAGGTACTATTTAAGGATATCAATTATGTGTACTATAGTCAGTGTCTGATACCTCTTACTCCCAGTGTGCATTGCCCTTTTCTTGGATTCAtatcttctttcttttaaaactaTGGTTTCCTGTCAGGTAAAAAGGCGAAATTCAGAAGAAAGCTCTACTCAGTGGACTACTGGTATTGCTGAGGTTCAGCTTCCAATCGAGTAAGCATTCTCATATTTGTTGTGTTGGGCTGTATTTGTAGGTTGTAGGTTGAATTATCTGTTGGAGAAGCATATAATAATCCAGCATTTTTTTCCTCGTATTTTTCTTTCAAGTCAATCCTTGGCTATCTGTTATTCATCTGGTTGATAAATTGATCTTTATGATTGCTATGGTAGCATTTTGTAGACCAGTTAAAACGGGACAAAACATATAAGTTTTATTCTATGTTTGgtgcattttttaaatagatCATAGTGGGACAGGGAGTTACAGATTGGTATAGTTTTTAAGTCAAAACAAATGCTAACTCAATGCCTATAGTAGGCTATCTGTTATTCATCTGGGTGATAAATTGATCTTTATGATTACTATGGTAGCCTTTTGTAGACTGATTAAAACGGGACAAAACATATAAGTTTTATTCTATGTTAGgtgcattttttaaatagatCATAGCGGGACAGGGAGTCACAGATTGGTATAGTTTTTAAGTCAAAACAAATGCTAACTCAATGCCTATAGTTGGAAACAAACAACCAGATTTTAAGGGCATTGGCTTTTCAACTAAAGCTTATATTTTTCATGTACTAGTATTTGATGGTTCTAGTTTATCGTATCTTATTTAATCTATTTCATTGAGGAAAAAAATGGTGAACTTTTTCAATGGATTTGGCTATGCTTTTGCATATTTTATCTGGGTGATTCTTAATTTCTTAGTAGGTAGTACCCATAGTTGGAAACTAactaccaaattttatgaacttTGGCTTTTCAGCTGAAggttcttttttttcctatgaTTTATATTTCAGATTCATCTTGTCCTTGGTTCATTGCTTTTTAACTGTAATAACTTATATGTTGCAAGTGCCTGGTGGTCTTTGTCTAATTTTACTTTCATGAGTCTATTTATTGAGGAAGAAAAATGGTGATGTGTCTTAATGGggtttgattcaatttttgcagatataaattaaaaaatattgaagaaaCAGAAGCCGCCAAAAAGCTTCTACAGGAAAAGAGGCTTATGGGTCGAACAAAATCAGATTTCAGCATTCCATCAAGTTACAGTGCTGATTATTTCCAGCGTGGCAGGGATTATGCGGAAAAACTTAGAAGAGGTTGCATTTTCTTGATTCTGTAATTTCAGAGTACATATGTATGTTGCTTGTTTGCTGTGTCATTGTCAGCCTTGATTTAGTTATCAATGAATTCATCTTGTGACATTTGCCGTTATAGATAGTGGTTGACACTTTGTTGATtgtttttagttgttttaaagCATCATTCTGATTTCTGGTTACTGACTGGAAAAGCCCCCAATTTGCAGAACATCCAGAGTTGTACAAAGATAGAAATCACCAGGATGATAGTTCTGGATCCAAGAAAAATGATTCCAGCACTGATGCAGCTGGAGCAGTCCAGAGGCAGGCTGCAACCGATGAATTCATGTTAGAGCGCTTCAGGAAACGAGAACGTCACCGTGTAATGCGAAGATGACATGAACGCTATATTTATGGTGCACTTTACGACAGTACATCAAAGATTGGTGGAAGTTGAGCTTCTGTTGATTGGGATGCCACTGATTTGCACCGGTTCCTTATTCAAACTGTAGCAGAAGATCATTGGGCTACTTGAGCGTTAATTTCTGTTGGTTCTATTCCTTTTAAGAACAACTGTTAAGAATTATcaagaatatattattttaatcactGACCGAATGAGAGGCCTTATGTCAAGAGGCAGCAAAAGAATTGTAATATTCAGCACTCCTTTGATTGGTCATCAATAAGTTGCTGTTAGCCTGTAAGATATGGTATGAACAGTTTTGGCAATGGTTAGAAGAATGGTGGTGATGCCACCAGGTTCCTTGTAAGAGGATCTGTATCAGACTGTATGCATTTTACTgacattcaaaatatttaacttttccGTTTGACAATTTGCATTGACGGGTTCTACCGTGGGAAAAGGAAGATAGTTCTCCCATGGTGAGAAAGAATTTGCAATTAGAATTTAATGTCTATTTACGGATTATCATTTAATATGAATTattgttcaaattattttaataattaataaacttattttatatgatgAGTTGTGATTAAATGTTGGTAAAATTAAGTATTGACAATTTTTTCTCATGTTTTTCTCTGTTTCCCAAGTTGCTTTGATGGACCCTCTTTTCTCTTTCGACTTCTCCCTGACAAGTGTTCCATCTGCCGCAATGTCGTCCCTTCATCACCAAGTGAAATTCAGAATTCAAACGGTACTAATCAAATGGGATTCataattcaaatggttattaAAATCGAACTAGTCTTCAATCCGGTTAAAGTGTTGGCTAATGAGTTAAAGGTCGaatcaatataatatataaattatagtcATCTCtaaatacatgatttttttttatcaattttttatttgttcatttttataaaataatttttaagttgtttttttattaataatttttttaactaaaataaaacattatcttaaaaaaaacctaaaatattatttataaaaaacaacaataaaaatataatatataataaattatgaagttattaaaaatactaatttatagtttataataatattttttgtatatctCTTATTTTATGTGTTAAATCTTAATAAATCACATAATCAATATGCCATAGGAaactaataattatatattaaatatatcgaGCTTTTTTGGGTTTTATTGTATGATTATATTGTTAccgaaacaaacaaaagttattaaatttcaaattatttgttttgaataattctttctctcaaataaaatttatttaattttttgttaaattttatttactcCTCAAAGATTATTATTTAAGGAATTGTTCAAAATTAACTATCGCTTCAATtacataaaagatattttactaTAAATCAAGCAGttaatagtattttaaattttaagtaattcacgttaaaaaaataaaatatgaccgtgaatttttgttacattttaaattttaaaattttgttactttTATGACCCATCTAAAATTACCTAAGGATAAGtttgattttctaaaatttatggtacgataaatatttttgttccagtttgattttaaaaaaaaattataaaacaacacATTAGTTAGATgaagacagaaaaaaaaaacttcacttCTTGTTGCAAAGAAAATCATGGACAACTTTTTATTCCATATACagtattaaaattcataattatatcATGTGGTATTTTGATTTCATTCACACGGAATACAATGAATTTATCatgtattttgaatttatactATAAACTAGCTagtttacttatatataatttaaattttgaattctcataaaatacaataataatgtaaattataatatgataattaatattacaaaaatattttaatgaattttatattattttgcttatgttatttgtaacatcccaa includes these proteins:
- the LOC100812323 gene encoding Protein COP1 SUPPRESSOR 2-like; its protein translation is MDDSKQQQQRKKNYRKRSAPTDEDELPQSQSNNESDDERERRMALEEIKLLQKQRERKSGIPANPSLQVQSGTGGGLAAKAAEKNDGDGGDKDELVLQDTFAQETAVMDEDPNMVNYIEHELAKKRGRKIDAADQAENELKRAEDELYKIPEHLKVKRRNSEESSTQWTTGIAEVQLPIEYKLKNIEETEAAKKLLQEKRLMGRTKSDFSIPSSYSADYFQRGRDYAEKLRREHPELYKDRNHQDDSSGSKKNDSSTDAAGAVQRQAATDEFMLERFRKRERHRVMRR